The genomic DNA TCCCTTTAACATGCGCAAGGGACGGAGTCTTCTGGTGGCAGTGAAGTTACTAAGAGCAGATGCAAATAAGAATGCCAGGTAATCCTTTGTTATAATATAAggatcaggatttatatagcgccaacataatacgcagtgctgtacattaaatagggatcttaTTACCCGCAACTTTCTCTCTCATGTATCCAGATTCTAGGGGTGCTTTATATACGGTAAATGGTGTGATGGAGGCTACTGGGGACTAATTATTGCTACCTATTCTTAATATTTATCATCAATGTGCTCAAGGTACATCTTGAACAGCCAAAATGAGCTATTCATTTTGCTCAgcgttttttttattctttacttttgtATAGTCAGTTCACAAAGGTTGAAACACATCAAACATGACATTAAACATTATCAACTAACATGAAAGTCAAATGATTTTGTTTGAGGCATGAGGAGTACTGGAAATTCCTGTATTCATTTTGTTTCACGCACTaaatcagccattctcaatcagaaTGGTTGAGTAATTTATGGGcccctccagaggttgttaggggttctttgagctgtaTTTGATTGGTGTTACTTTTGATGGTGCCTGGATAGTTCCTGGACCAACACAACTTGGCAAATCCAGTGGCATGACACTACTAGCCTTATTAGGTGTCTGTACAGGTGGCAAACATTAGTGGTCCCTTCTCGCACGTTAgttattggtcctgatttaataaggctttCCAATCCTCAAGGAGTattcacttttattagtgaagctgggtgatccagtaaacttggaatgatTTTGGTCAAAGTAGTTtcctatttggtagcaaatgttttgaatcctggaccagatcctttccaggtttgctggatcacccagcttcaattataaaagtgtattctctctgaGCCCCAGGCTCATTATATTTAAATGGGACTCcccaatatttgatatttattgcaaAGGTTCCTTTAGGGTAGAAAGGATGATAAAAGACTAAATTAACTGCCATGACCATTCACTGTCATATGGTAGGCTGTAAGAGCAAAACTCTACAAAGCTCATTATTTGGAGGCTGTGAACATGTTGCTGGCTATATAGTGTATACAGAAGAAGCTGCCGAAGAAATTTACCAATCTCTAGCTATTGGTGCAGTAAAAGGGCTCTTTGGACTGATGATACTTTATATTACCATATACCAGATACCATATTGACTGTAATTGTCTGGTTGGTCTGCAGGAGCGATTTTTTGAAAGAATTGAAGATCCTGTCTCGTCTGAGTGACCCACACATCATACGTCTCTTGGGGGCCTGCCTGGATGAGGACCCTCTGTGTATGATTACTGAATACATGGAGAATGGCGACCTCAACCAGTTCCTGAGTTCCCACCAGCTGGCAGATGAAGACGAAAGCATGGAAGATGGGCACAACCCTCCCTGCATTAGGTGAGGAATATGGCCAAGCAATTTTTACCTTCTCTGATAATACAAATTAGTGTTATCTTTCCAAATGATAATTTAAGTGATGTATGCAAAAACTTGTGTAGACGACAATAAAAAATCTATGAGTGAATTAATGAGATTTGCCAGGAAGGTATCTAGGTATCATTCAGTATCTGTGTGGGAATAGTGGTGGTATCCTATGCTTCTTGCCCACCCCCTTGCAACATATGTTTTGTATTCTAGAGAAGTAACTGTTAAAGATTATTAATGTTCACAGATTTTTTGGATTTATGGATGAGATAAAACTTGATTTAGTTTctgaaaaccaaaaacataatttgaaTGGTGGAACTGTCTCTTCTCTTGCCACAGTTACCCCAGCCTCCTCCATGTGGCCCTACAAATCTGCTCCGGCATGAAGTATCTCTCTTCCCTGAACTTCGTGCACCGGGATCTGGCCTCTCGAAATTGCCTGGTGGGAGAAAACCTAACCATTAAGATCGCCGACTTTGGAATGAGCCGCAACTTATACGCAGGAGATTACTACCGGATACAGGGACGAGCGGTGCTGCCAATCCGGTGGATGGCATGGGAGTGCATACTCATGGTAAGTGAGCTTGCTTgatcctttattatattttacttctcatttatttgttatgtttattagGACATCCAGCATGGCCTAGCCCTTTATCTCCATCCTTACTGCCCTTGGTACACCACTTCTATCCATTAAACTTCAGTTCTATCAATCATGAAgtctcagcatcacatgtggaccACACCAAGGGTAGTctgcaagaaaatacattttgcctaagAATACCCATTCCTCCAGAATAATATACATCTgtccattttaaatgcaaaacccCTCCCAGGTGCCAGCCCAGTGCTTGCATCAGAAATGGTGAATCTTGAGAGTACTGAGGACGCAGAGTGCTGTGATGTTTATAGGAAGCTATGTATAGCACTCTGCTGTTGCCTCCTCCTAGCCacgatctgtctgcattgcaaaTAGAAGCACAGCGATTACCACCTACATTAAAATAGGGTATGATAGAAAggcagaaaggttttatttaaaaatgtcattagcacagtAAGAAAAAGTAAGAGCCCAGGGAAGGCAACatttaagcagaataaactttaacTTGAACACACTCTATTCTCCAGGGCTTTTAATCCATCACACCACTTCCCatcattttctcatttaaaaaaaaaagcacaagtgatatttttatatgttctacATTGTATAACTTTATACCATTTTACATGTTTGAATCTTTCATTAAAAGTATTGGTAAGAGAAAAGCTAAAAGTGAAGGCCAAACTTCTAAACCATGCTCTTTGTTCTGCACAGGGAAAATTCACCACGGCCAGCGATGTCTGGGCGTTTGGGGTGACGTTGTGGGAGATTTTGATGTTATGTAAGGAGCAGCCATATGGAGAGCTGAATGATGAGGATGTGATTGAGAATGCTGGAGAAATCTTCAGAGACAGCAAgaaacaggtaagtgtgatttgAGATATTAAAGGTTCTGAATAGGAAACTGGAGCAAACCAATAAGTGTTCCCTATAATAAACATCATGTTTGCCTTTTGTAAACCAAAAATACTAGCTGTAACTTGACTATTACTAGAATTTAGAGATTTGGTTGATTTGGTATAGTTTATACTAGATTTATTGCAAATCCACAACAGGATAAACCTATAGCTTTCAGCAAAAGCCTACCCATAGATTGGACCTGAGGCATCCACTGACATTAAAGCAGCAGTAAAGGACATAAGgcttaaaatattaaatctattaaaaaaatcaattttatatttttccaggaGGTTACAAGGGTGCAGTAAGACAAAAATGCAATTATAGTGAATAGGCTTTTTCCAGTGGCCTTAATTCACCCAGAAAATCCACTGAGATCATTCTGTGCAGTTACATCCATTCTGGAATGCAGGGCTGATGGGAATAATCCTTCACTTCAGTTGTGGCGGTCACATCCTGGATATCTTCAAGCTGCCAAATACTTTTCAAAAGCCACATAGGCTTCATGGGAATCTTCTTAATCTTTTTCTATCATGTaccttttttcataaaattagCTGAATGTGAAAGGGATGCTATTAactaaatgataatatatatttgaacCTTATTGTACTCGCAGGATCAGTTTTAGGGCAGGGCGATTGATCAGAATAGCATGGGTATAAGGAGCTCAAATGCTGtgcacagtattcatatagcgccaacataatatgcagcgctttaccatagtcatgtcactaactgtcccacaaaggggctcacaatctaacgtctctaccgtagtcatatgttattaatacaatctaaggtcaatttttggaggaagTCAATAAGCATATTAAACACAGAGAGACCTGCAAAGAGACCACAGAgagacctgcaaactccatgcagatagtgtcctgtgtgagattcgaacctggtacccagcgctgcaaaggccagagtgataaacactgagccaccgtgACCCCTACTTAATATTTGCCCAGAGCCCCATTTAAGTACAGGCAGGTAGGTTACAGTTGGCCAGTATGATCATCAGCACCCAAATGTCTAAATCAACAGGTTTCTTACAATGCTGATGTCTGCAGTAGCTTCTGCTcatcttccattcgtcccccctTAATAAATGCTCAATAAATATGTTTCATCATGCCC from Pyxicephalus adspersus unplaced genomic scaffold, UCB_Pads_2.0 Sca144, whole genome shotgun sequence includes the following:
- the LOC140344900 gene encoding epithelial discoidin domain-containing receptor 1-like, with the translated sequence MRKGRSLLVAVKLLRADANKNARSDFLKELKILSRLSDPHIIRLLGACLDEDPLCMITEYMENGDLNQFLSSHQLADEDESMEDGHNPPCISYPSLLHVALQICSGMKYLSSLNFVHRDLASRNCLVGENLTIKIADFGMSRNLYAGDYYRIQGRAVLPIRWMAWECILMGKFTTASDVWAFGVTLWEILMLCKEQPYGELNDEDVIENAGEIFRDSKKQIYLSRPPICPLSLYELMVQCWARDCRERPSFQDIHALLTSHALCCSTTEVKE